In a genomic window of Ignavibacteria bacterium:
- a CDS encoding N-acetylneuraminate synthase family protein, with protein MNTSRNFGSRSIGNGSPCYIIAEIGINHNGSLDVAKKMIGGAVAAGADCVKFQKRTPELCVPKDQWLLERDTPWGRMTYIDYRHKVEFTAEDYAVIDRYCREHGIDWTVSCWDEEAVAFMEAHFDVPFYKAASASLTDLPLLRAMQSTGKPLIISTGMSTMEEIEHAVSSLDQEALLIAHATSSYPCPPIELNLKMIQTLQALYPNIPIGYSGHEVGLATTYAAVALGARFVERHITLDRAMWGSDQAASVEVGGLGRLVRDIRDIEGAMGDGVKRVYDSEIGPRSKLRRVRSSEALA; from the coding sequence ATGAATACTTCAAGAAACTTTGGAAGCCGCAGCATCGGAAATGGTTCGCCATGCTACATCATCGCTGAGATCGGGATCAATCATAACGGGTCGCTCGACGTTGCGAAGAAGATGATCGGCGGCGCAGTAGCAGCCGGAGCGGACTGTGTGAAGTTCCAGAAGCGCACGCCAGAATTGTGTGTGCCCAAGGATCAATGGCTTCTTGAACGTGATACGCCGTGGGGGAGGATGACCTATATCGACTATCGACACAAGGTGGAGTTCACCGCCGAAGACTATGCAGTGATCGACAGGTATTGTCGTGAACATGGTATTGACTGGACAGTATCCTGTTGGGATGAAGAAGCAGTAGCGTTCATGGAAGCTCATTTCGATGTTCCGTTCTATAAGGCCGCATCGGCTTCATTGACGGATCTGCCACTCCTTCGAGCAATGCAATCAACAGGGAAGCCCCTTATCATCTCTACGGGGATGTCCACGATGGAGGAGATCGAACATGCGGTATCCTCATTGGACCAAGAGGCATTGCTCATCGCCCATGCTACCTCGAGCTATCCATGTCCTCCGATCGAATTGAATCTCAAGATGATCCAAACGTTGCAGGCGCTCTACCCCAACATCCCCATCGGCTATTCCGGTCACGAAGTAGGTTTGGCAACCACCTATGCGGCCGTTGCATTAGGTGCGCGGTTCGTAGAGCGCCACATAACGCTCGACCGTGCAATGTGGGGTTCGGATCAGGCAGCCAGTGTGGAAGTTGGCGGACTGGGTCGACTTGTTCGTGATATCCGTGATATTGAGGGGGCTATGGGTGACGGAGTTAAACGCGTCTATGACAGTGAGATCGGTCCACGCTCCAAGCTACGTCGCGTTCGTTCTTCAGAGGCCCTTGCATAA
- a CDS encoding aminotransferase class III-fold pyridoxal phosphate-dependent enzyme: MPNAQYPTITRSEQLLQRAEGLIPAYTQTHAKGPGQYVQGVAPIYAERAKGAHLWDVDGNKYLDYTMAVGPLILGYGHEVVDTAVERQLKDGITFSLMHPLEVEVAELVRSIVPNAESVRYSKTGCDVTSAAVRLARAFTGRDTIVCCGYHGWHDWYIGTTDRDAGIPRSVKDLTYTFNYNDVDSVLAAIDDNTAAIILEPMVFEEPRDGFLQTLRSICDERGILLIFDEMWTGFRIALGGAQERFGVRADLACFSKAVANGMPLSILTGRSDIMKLCAHDVFFFTTFGGEALSLAAAKATIQYLADNDVPRRIEELGCQLRDGLNSLIEDLEIPYVSCKGLGTRTIVAFDGSVADPMLMKSYVQQEMIARGILWGGFHNMSYAHTPADVTYTLESYHEVLLLLREAVSSSNLLAQLRGTPVQPVFRRTGNFNTKPRNVSVGA, from the coding sequence ATGCCTAACGCACAGTATCCTACGATCACTCGTTCCGAGCAGCTCCTTCAACGTGCAGAAGGACTCATTCCTGCCTACACACAGACGCATGCCAAGGGTCCGGGGCAATACGTACAGGGTGTTGCGCCGATCTATGCAGAGCGGGCAAAGGGCGCACATCTTTGGGACGTTGATGGGAACAAGTATCTCGACTACACGATGGCCGTTGGCCCGCTGATCCTAGGATACGGTCACGAAGTTGTGGATACAGCCGTTGAACGTCAGCTCAAGGATGGTATCACGTTTTCGTTGATGCATCCCCTTGAGGTGGAAGTGGCCGAACTCGTCCGATCGATCGTTCCGAACGCAGAATCCGTCAGATACTCTAAGACCGGGTGTGACGTTACCTCAGCAGCTGTTCGACTGGCACGTGCATTTACCGGTCGGGATACCATCGTCTGTTGTGGATATCATGGCTGGCATGATTGGTACATCGGAACAACGGATCGTGATGCAGGTATTCCGCGATCGGTGAAGGACCTGACGTATACGTTCAACTACAATGATGTTGATAGTGTCCTCGCTGCGATCGATGACAACACGGCTGCGATCATCCTCGAGCCAATGGTGTTTGAGGAGCCCCGTGACGGATTCCTGCAAACCCTGCGTTCGATCTGTGATGAACGTGGCATACTCCTCATCTTCGATGAGATGTGGACAGGGTTCCGCATCGCACTTGGCGGTGCTCAGGAACGATTTGGCGTCCGCGCTGATCTCGCCTGCTTCTCGAAAGCCGTTGCCAATGGCATGCCCCTTTCGATCTTAACGGGTCGGTCAGACATCATGAAGCTTTGCGCACACGACGTGTTCTTCTTCACAACATTCGGTGGTGAGGCACTGTCCTTAGCAGCAGCAAAAGCTACGATCCAATATCTGGCCGACAACGATGTGCCGCGCAGGATCGAAGAACTCGGCTGTCAGCTTCGAGATGGTCTGAACTCTCTCATCGAAGATCTAGAAATACCCTACGTATCATGTAAGGGGCTTGGCACACGTACGATCGTGGCGTTTGATGGATCAGTTGCCGACCCGATGTTGATGAAGTCCTACGTGCAGCAAGAGATGATCGCCCGCGGAATCCTGTGGGGAGGCTTCCACAACATGTCATATGCGCATACACCTGCCGATGTGACGTACACTCTTGAGTCGTATCACGAGGTACTCCTACTTCTTCGTGAAGCAGTAAGCAGTAGCAACCTGCTTGCACAACTCCGGGGAACGCCTGTGCAGCCGGTGTTCCGACGTACCGGCAATTTCAACACCAAACCACGCAACGTGAGTGTAGGCGCATGA
- a CDS encoding SDR family oxidoreductase, whose amino-acid sequence MSKDLMRLDGRVAVVTGAAGLLGRRHCEALADAGATVFACDLSAKAAQEVAQNLGTQHVGMALDVTNDETIMELRSRLLDEHGGVDVLVNNAAMNDMVESPLSSVESSRFENYPVKLFRRVMDVNVTGVFLMSQIIGSIMAESGKGSIINIASTYGVVAPDQSIYRSTSGEQTFYKSAAYPTSKGAVIMLTKFLATYWGHRGVRANCLSPGGVENGQSEQFIEQYSRRTPLGRMATSTDYQAALVFLASDASRYMTGQNLIVDGGWTAW is encoded by the coding sequence ATGAGTAAAGATCTGATGAGACTCGATGGTAGAGTAGCAGTGGTGACCGGGGCGGCCGGACTCCTTGGAAGAAGGCACTGTGAGGCACTTGCAGATGCCGGCGCCACCGTGTTCGCATGTGACCTGTCTGCCAAGGCCGCTCAAGAAGTGGCACAGAACCTCGGGACGCAACATGTTGGAATGGCACTCGATGTAACGAATGACGAGACCATCATGGAGTTGCGTTCTCGATTGTTGGACGAGCATGGCGGTGTAGATGTCCTTGTGAACAACGCGGCCATGAACGACATGGTGGAGAGCCCCTTGTCATCAGTAGAGTCCTCAAGATTCGAGAATTATCCGGTGAAGCTCTTCAGACGAGTGATGGACGTGAACGTCACCGGAGTATTCCTGATGAGTCAGATCATTGGATCCATCATGGCAGAGTCCGGTAAGGGATCGATCATCAACATTGCATCAACCTATGGTGTAGTTGCGCCCGATCAGAGCATTTATCGCTCGACATCAGGTGAGCAAACGTTTTACAAGAGCGCTGCTTATCCCACAAGTAAGGGAGCCGTGATCATGCTCACGAAGTTCCTTGCCACGTATTGGGGACATCGAGGAGTGCGAGCCAATTGCCTTTCACCAGGTGGCGTAGAGAATGGACAGAGCGAACAGTTTATTGAGCAATACAGTCGCCGCACCCCGCTAGGTCGAATGGCGACATCTACAGACTATCAAGCGGCATTGGTCTTTCTGGCAAGTGATGCATCGAGATACATGACAGGGCAGAATCTCATTGTTGATGGCGGGTGGACCGCTTGGTAG